A DNA window from Zingiber officinale cultivar Zhangliang chromosome 3A, Zo_v1.1, whole genome shotgun sequence contains the following coding sequences:
- the LOC122050222 gene encoding putative RING-H2 finger protein ATL71, whose amino-acid sequence MPGYYPLTLIERENGLSIEFNSSLDQEVNRAIAIMSSGGNGTSSDPYYFPGGSQGRITGFGFGVGIFAGILVLVGTITLMSFFCLRTSHDGGDTAPQSRRRRRPEEAAVPDVEAAGLDEETLGSYPKVTHEEAMRATSATRTTASCCSICLADYRDADVVRLLPECGHLFHVDCVDPWLRARSTCPVCRASPAPSPMPTPLAEVVPLAMARRPDQ is encoded by the coding sequence ATGCCGGGTTACTACCCGTTGACATTGATAGAACGAGAAAACGGCCTTTCGATTGAGTTCAATAGTTCTTTAGATCAAGAAGTAAATCGAGCGATAGCGATCATGAGCAGCGGCGGCAACGGCACGAGCTCGGATCCGTACTACTTTCCCGGCGGTTCGCAGGGGCGGATAACCGGCTTCGGCTTCGGCGTTGGCATCTTCGCCGGCATCTTGGTCCTCGTCGGCACCATCACCCTCATGTCGTTCTTCTGCCTGCGGACCTCCCATGACGGCGGGGACACGGCGCCGCAGTCGCGCCGGCGGCGTCGGCCGGAGGAGGCGGCCGTTCCGGACGTGGAGGCGGCAGGGCTCGACGAGGAGACGCTGGGGAGTTACCCGAAGGTGACGCACGAGGAGGCGATGAGAGCCACGTCGGCGACGAGGACGACGGCGTCATGCTGCTCGATTTGCCTGGCGGACTATCGCGACGCCGACGTGGTCCGGCTGCTGCCGGAGTGTGGACACCTGTTCCACGTCGACTGCGTGGATCCGTGGTTGCGGGCGCGGTCGACGTGCCCCGTCTGCCGGGCGTCGCCGGCGCCGAGCCCGATGCCAACGCCGCTCGCCGAGGTCGTTCCGCTGGCGATGGCACGGCGGCCGGATCAATAA
- the LOC122051218 gene encoding pentatricopeptide repeat-containing protein At3g02330, mitochondrial-like: protein MRLPSSASYSWIVSGIKSALVQNSLFGGKCFHARVIKIGYLHDIYLCNHLLNFYAKSYSVSDANALFDEIDEPNLVSYSTLISANSKLGNPSFGLRLLSELHRSQIELNPFIFSASVVACSKLKDLGLGQQIHAQAVVSGRATDSFVNTALVDMYSKLGDLAGATSLFYQCPSDDPVMFNAMLSGYVSHGECEQAIWVFKQTRKRFNIKASEFCFASITKACSDLERGIGEQLHGLILKMGFDSNCFVGTSLVDMYSRFGDTESMEMVLRGTESCDIALYNATIGGFSRNGLDKIALDYFIDMMLEGFLPNDCTLSSVLKACGSLKSLDSGRAIHGIVEKSRFRQDVVVNTALIDMYAKCGSIKESCTVFGYMHERNTVSYNSLIFGHGLNGNYREAISVFNDMNNNNINFDLATFVALLSSCCGHEWITYVHAIKHGFASELMVNDALLHSLCKNGTVDEALEFFNKMEYQNVISWTIMISGLTMSGQYFDAIYFFKTMTSSGISPNSFTFSSVLKACGHLSCPKGGGCFHAQCIKHGTMDHYTNNSLVDMYAKCGSLKESRRLFDEHRYKDIVLWNTMVAGYAQHGYGLEALELYTLMEKNNIHPNHVTFVSFLSACSHCGLVDEGIQIFDLMVSKHGMMPSMEHYACMVDLFGRSGKLDRAKRLILDMPFEADVSIWATFLSACKLHGNLELAESATDKVMKMQGELIPTAVLISNLYSELGRPHDAEYMRKLAGPRMRKEPGLSWIT from the coding sequence ATGAGATTACCCAGCTCTGCATCTTATTCTTGGATCGTTTCTGGAATCAAATCTGCCTTAGTTCAAAATTCTCTATTTGGGGGAAAATGCTTCCATGCTCGTGTGATCAAGATCGGATATTTGCATGATATTTATCTTTGCAACCATCTGCTCAACTTTTACGCAAAATCTTACAGCGTCAGTGATGCCAATGCATTGTTCGATGAAATTGATGAACCAAACTTGGTTTCCTATTCCACACTCATTTCTGCAAATTCTAAGCTGGGAAATCCTTCATTTGGTTTGCGTCTATTGTCTGAGTTACACAGGTCGCAAATTGAGCTGAATCCTTTCATATTCTCAGCCTCAGTCGTGGCATGCTCGAAGCTAAAGGATTTGGGCCTTGGCCAGCAAATTCATGCACAAGCTGTTGTCTCTGGACGGGCAACTGACTCATTTGTCAATACTGCACTTGTTGATATGTACTCAAAACTTGGTGATCTGGCCGGTGCTACAAGTCTTTTTTACCAATGCCCAAGTGACGACCCTGTTATGTTCAATGCTATGCTGAGTGGATATGTTAGTCATGGTGAGTGTGAGCAAGCTATATGGGTCTTTAAGCAAACAAGAAAGAGATTTAATATTAAGGCATCAGAATTTTGTTTTGCGAGCATTACTAAAGCCTGCTCGGACTTAGAGAGAGGGATCGGAGAGCAACTTCATGGTCTTATTCTAAAGATGGGATTTGATTCTAACTGTTTTGTTGGAACTTCTCTCGTCGATATGTATAGCAGATTTGGAGATACAGAGAGCATGGAAATGGTTTTACGGGGTACCGAGTCATGTGATATTGCATTGTACAATGCCACAATCGGTGGATTTTCAAGAAATGGACTTGACAAAATAGCATTGGATTATTTCATTGACATGATGTTGGAAGGTTTTTTACCAAACGATTGCACTTTATCTAGCGTACTCAAAGCTTGTGGTAGTTTGAAGTCTTTGGATTCGGGAAGGGCGATTCATGGGATTGTGGAGAAGTCCAGATTTCGACAAGATGTGGTGGTAAATACTGCTTTGATTGATATGTATGCTAAATGTGGTTCTATAAAGGAAAGTTGCACAGTGTTTGGCTACATGCATGAGAGAAATACTGTGTCTTACAACTCTTTGATATTTGGGCATGGGCTAAATGGAAACTATAGAGAGGCCATATCCGTCTTCAATGAcatgaataataataatatcaattTTGATCTTGCTACCTTTGTTGCTTTGTTATCTTCATGTTGTGGACATGAATGGATCACATACGTCCATGCAATTAAACATGGTTTTGCATCAGAGCTGATGGTTAATGATGCACTGTTACATAGTCTTTGTAAAAATGGGACTGTTGATGAAGCTCTAGAATTTTTCAACAAGATGGAATATCAAAATGTTATTTCATGGACTATTATGATATCAGGGCTTACAATGTCGGGTCAATATTTTGAtgcaatatattttttcaaaacaaTGACATCTTCAGGTATATCGCCTAATAGCTTCACTTTCTCTAGTGTTTTGAAGGCTTGTGGTCATTTATCTTGTCCAAAAGGAGGGGGATGCTTTCATGCACAATGCATAAAGCATGGGACCATGGATCACTACACCAACAATTCTCTTGTGGACATGTATGCTAAGTGTGGATCCCTGAAAGAGAGTAGGAGACTTTTTGATGAACATAGATATAAGGACATAGTCCTCTGGAACACAATGGTCGCTGGATATGCACAACATGGTTATGGTCTTGAGGCTCTAGAGCTTTATACTTTAATGGAGAAAAATAACATACATCCGAACCATGtaacttttgtttcttttttgtcAGCATGTAGCCATTGTGGGCTGGTAGACGAAGGGATTCAGATATTTGATCTAATGGTTTCTAAGCATGGAATGATGCCAAGCATGGAGCATTATGCATGCATGGTTGATTTATTTGGTAGGTCTGGAAAGTTGGATAGAGCAAAACGTCTAATTCTTGACATGCCTTTTGAAGCTGATGTATCAATTTGGGCAACTTTCTTATCTGCCTGCAAGCTTCATGGCAATCTAGAGCTTGCGGAGTCAGCTACAGATAAAGTAATGAAAATGCAAGGCGAACTTATTCCTACAGCCGTTCTCATATCCAATTTGTATAGTGAACTAGGAAGACCTCATGATGCTGAATACATGAGGAAGTTAGCAGGACCAAGAATGAGAAAAGAGCCTGGGCTAAGTTGGATTACCTAG